In the genome of Candidatus Binataceae bacterium, one region contains:
- a CDS encoding DNA-3-methyladenine glycosylase, translated as MAHLRAADPVLARVIDAVGPLEIELRRERFQALGRAIIFQQLAGAAAHTIYTRFVALFPGRRFPTPRQVLDAPAEDLRRAGLSRQKSLYLKDLAAHVDNGTLNFHRFSAMDDEEIILDLTRVHGIGRWTAEMFLMFNLGRPDVLPVDDLGVRNAARRIYRMRKMPDAKRLRALAERWRPYRSAASWYLWRSGDIVLPGDRLTARKPRRQDRPAKRS; from the coding sequence ATGGCGCATCTGCGCGCCGCCGACCCGGTTCTGGCGCGGGTGATCGACGCGGTCGGGCCCCTCGAGATAGAGCTTCGGCGCGAACGCTTCCAGGCGCTCGGCCGCGCGATCATCTTTCAGCAGCTCGCCGGCGCCGCCGCCCACACGATCTATACTCGGTTCGTCGCGCTCTTTCCTGGCCGCCGGTTTCCCACGCCGCGCCAGGTGCTCGACGCGCCGGCCGAAGACCTGCGGCGCGCCGGGCTCTCGCGTCAGAAGAGCCTCTACCTCAAGGACCTCGCCGCGCACGTCGATAATGGCACGCTGAACTTCCATCGCTTCTCCGCGATGGACGACGAGGAGATTATCCTCGACCTGACGCGCGTGCACGGAATCGGACGATGGACCGCGGAAATGTTCCTGATGTTCAATCTCGGGCGACCCGACGTTCTGCCGGTGGACGACCTGGGAGTTCGCAACGCAGCGCGCCGGATCTACCGGATGCGCAAGATGCCCGACGCCAAACGGTTGCGTGCGCTGGCCGAACGATGGCGTCCGTACCGGTCGGCCGCTTCGTGGTACCTCTGGCGCAGCGGCGACATCGTGCTGCCCGGCGACCGCCTGACCGCGCGCAAGCCGCGGCGCCAGGATCGGCCGGCGAAGCGAAGCTAG